The Nitrospira sp. KM1 genome includes a window with the following:
- a CDS encoding decaprenyl-phosphate phosphoribosyltransferase, whose amino-acid sequence MKDYRKLASKLGRALRPADWIKNAFVLAPLFFSGGANQPSKLLPSLYVAIAFSLMSSSMYLVNDINDREHDRMHPKKRLRPIASGDLSIGFASVVAILLSLLAIALAYFSLEVVGTLALYGVMNVAYSLWLKHIVIVDVFSISLGFVLRVFAGGFAINVIPSSWLILATFLLSLFLALAKRRHELFLMRSEANAHRPVLEEYSIKLVDELISVVTPVTLLTYILYTLDTVTVSRFHSEHLYLTSLFVIFGIFRYLYLVHQKDLGGSPTDLVVQDIPVLFSILGWIVTFVLIVYLA is encoded by the coding sequence GTGAAGGATTATAGAAAGTTGGCAAGCAAGCTTGGGAGGGCACTGCGTCCCGCCGACTGGATTAAGAACGCTTTTGTATTGGCCCCATTGTTTTTTTCAGGAGGGGCAAATCAGCCAAGCAAATTATTGCCATCGCTATACGTTGCGATTGCCTTCAGTTTGATGTCCAGTTCCATGTATTTAGTGAATGATATTAACGATCGTGAACATGATCGAATGCATCCGAAGAAACGGTTGAGGCCTATTGCATCAGGCGATCTAAGTATAGGTTTTGCTAGTGTTGTGGCAATTTTACTTTCGTTACTGGCTATTGCGCTTGCGTATTTTTCTCTGGAAGTTGTAGGTACGCTAGCACTTTATGGGGTTATGAATGTCGCCTATAGCTTATGGCTTAAGCATATAGTTATCGTCGATGTATTTAGTATTAGCCTAGGATTTGTTCTTCGAGTATTTGCTGGGGGTTTTGCTATTAATGTAATTCCGTCCTCCTGGCTCATTCTCGCAACGTTTTTGCTTTCGCTTTTTCTGGCTCTGGCAAAACGGCGTCACGAATTATTCTTGATGAGATCGGAGGCCAACGCTCATCGACCCGTCTTAGAGGAATACTCTATTAAGCTTGTCGACGAGTTGATTTCTGTTGTTACTCCTGTGACTTTATTGACCTATATTCTTTACACATTGGACACTGTCACAGTGAGCAGGTTTCATTCCGAGCACTTATATCTTACAAGTCTTTTTGTCATCTTTGGGATATTCCGTTACCTCTATTTAGTGCATCAAAAAGATCTTGGAGGATCCCCAACCGACCTTGTCGTGCAGGACATCCCCGTACTGTTTTCAATCCTTGGATGGATTGTAACATTTGTCCTCATTGTCTACCTCGCGTGA
- a CDS encoding nucleotide sugar dehydrogenase → MSVQRTRQKSAERKIAVVGLGYVGLPIAVAFGKRQAVIGFDINKIKIEELQRGVDRTGEVSSDDLKSSKVQYTHQASDLKAADFIIVAVPTPINEALQPDLTALRKSSELIGANLSPGSIVVYESTVYPGATEEVCQPILEQASGLKCGVDFKLGYSPERINPGDKEHTLEKIIKVVSAQDEESLGIVADTYALVVKAGIHRASSIRVAEAAKVIENTQRDLNIALMNELALIFHRLGIDTKSVLDAAGTKWNFLKFSPGLVGGHCIGVDPYYLTSKAESVGYHPQVILAGRRINNGMGKFVAEQTMKRLSELDRPVNDLKVAVLGLTFKENVPDLRNSKVPDIIHELKEYGVQVLVHDPIAEPEEAVEEYGVHLSKWEDLRGVDGIVIAVAHRVFSDMKPEMLLESLRSCKDGVVIDVKCMLDRSTLPSTLKYWRL, encoded by the coding sequence ATGTCAGTCCAGAGAACTCGTCAAAAAAGTGCGGAGCGAAAGATCGCCGTGGTTGGTCTCGGTTATGTCGGTCTTCCAATCGCAGTTGCATTCGGTAAACGTCAGGCAGTGATTGGATTCGACATCAATAAAATAAAGATCGAAGAACTTCAACGGGGAGTGGACCGGACCGGCGAGGTCTCGTCCGACGATCTTAAGAGCTCGAAAGTTCAATACACACACCAGGCCTCGGACCTAAAGGCAGCCGACTTCATCATTGTGGCAGTTCCGACTCCTATTAATGAGGCGCTCCAACCGGATTTGACCGCCCTGCGAAAATCTTCCGAATTGATCGGTGCCAATCTGTCGCCCGGATCCATTGTGGTTTACGAATCCACCGTATATCCGGGGGCGACGGAGGAGGTGTGCCAGCCGATATTGGAGCAGGCATCAGGCCTCAAGTGCGGCGTTGACTTTAAACTCGGGTACTCCCCGGAGCGCATCAATCCGGGCGATAAAGAACATACTCTTGAAAAGATCATCAAGGTCGTATCCGCGCAGGATGAAGAATCCCTGGGAATAGTCGCCGACACCTATGCGTTGGTGGTGAAGGCGGGTATTCACCGCGCATCCAGCATCAGGGTGGCGGAAGCGGCAAAGGTGATTGAGAACACTCAGAGGGACTTGAACATCGCGTTAATGAATGAATTGGCGTTGATCTTTCACCGCCTCGGCATCGACACGAAATCTGTTCTCGATGCGGCCGGGACTAAATGGAATTTCCTCAAGTTTTCTCCCGGGCTGGTCGGAGGACACTGCATCGGCGTCGATCCCTATTATCTGACCAGTAAGGCCGAGTCCGTCGGGTATCACCCCCAGGTTATTCTGGCTGGGCGGCGGATCAACAATGGGATGGGGAAATTCGTGGCCGAGCAAACGATGAAACGCTTGAGTGAGCTCGATCGTCCAGTCAATGACCTCAAGGTGGCGGTCCTCGGGCTCACATTCAAAGAAAATGTTCCTGACCTGCGGAACAGCAAGGTTCCAGACATTATCCACGAATTGAAAGAATATGGAGTGCAGGTTCTCGTCCATGATCCGATAGCCGAACCGGAAGAAGCCGTCGAGGAGTATGGAGTGCATCTCAGCAAGTGGGAAGACTTAAGGGGCGTGGACGGCATCGTGATCGCCGTTGCACACCGTGTGTTTTCCGACATGAAGCCGGAGATGTTGCTCGAATCTCTGCGGAGCTGCAAAGACGGAGTTGTGATTGATGTGAAATGCATGCTTGATCGATCTACGCTCCCCTCAACATTGAAATATTGGAGACTCTGA
- a CDS encoding glycosyltransferase family 39 protein produces MGIQIEESVAKISRRELIWVLALFTSALGIRLLALWMYPDFPLSTNATYAYLSGAQLLLEGKGFSDPSFSVLTPPFYAVIIAACSLISENAQLAVKVFQVIIDSATVVLIYLIVREVFSLAIAQFSSVVWAVYPFAIYTTLYIGPEAHFTFFLCSFVLLFIQAVKFNSYLCYCASGIVLGLATLTRGTTQFLPIPLGFLLIFLAKNQNEIRKAGLIFLLSFVVTLLPWTLRNYIVLQEFIPVATSGGMVFLYGSSSDFYTIESRERTLPEYLDNLSKTGFLTPKPGGGPKEKANFLFEAGLQNYRNKLLRSPGDMPFFLTAKFFRMWYSTESGNSHGLILGVNLIFYLFAIWGIYVIYARPSMFIWLPLLLIAYFIIVHWLALPLFRYMVPIMPYVIAIAGLGIEDIGKRLKWLPLITYKNR; encoded by the coding sequence TTGGGAATTCAGATTGAGGAAAGCGTCGCAAAGATTTCAAGGAGAGAATTGATATGGGTACTGGCTTTATTCACTTCGGCTCTCGGAATCAGACTTCTTGCATTGTGGATGTATCCAGACTTCCCATTATCGACTAATGCCACATACGCGTACCTGAGTGGCGCTCAGCTATTGCTTGAAGGAAAAGGGTTCAGCGACCCTTCTTTTTCAGTTCTTACTCCTCCTTTCTACGCCGTGATCATAGCAGCTTGCTCACTGATTTCTGAAAATGCTCAGTTGGCCGTCAAAGTGTTTCAGGTGATTATTGATTCGGCAACTGTTGTACTTATATACCTGATTGTTCGAGAAGTGTTTAGTTTGGCAATCGCGCAGTTTTCTTCGGTAGTTTGGGCTGTTTATCCCTTTGCCATATATACAACGCTTTATATCGGTCCTGAAGCGCATTTTACATTTTTCTTGTGTTCATTTGTATTACTCTTCATCCAGGCCGTCAAATTCAATTCCTATCTATGTTATTGCGCATCTGGCATCGTACTCGGATTGGCGACACTCACGCGTGGAACGACGCAGTTTTTGCCAATACCTCTTGGGTTCCTCCTAATCTTTTTAGCCAAAAATCAAAACGAAATACGTAAGGCTGGCCTCATATTTCTTTTGTCCTTCGTAGTAACGTTGTTGCCGTGGACATTGCGAAACTACATTGTTCTCCAAGAGTTTATTCCCGTCGCGACGTCCGGTGGCATGGTGTTTCTTTATGGATCATCCTCTGATTTCTATACTATAGAAAGTAGGGAGCGAACCTTGCCAGAGTACTTGGATAACCTGAGTAAGACCGGCTTTTTGACGCCAAAACCTGGAGGTGGGCCTAAAGAAAAAGCGAATTTTTTGTTTGAAGCAGGACTTCAGAATTACAGGAATAAGCTTCTTCGCAGTCCTGGCGATATGCCATTCTTCTTGACCGCAAAATTCTTTCGAATGTGGTACTCGACTGAATCTGGAAATAGCCATGGCTTAATTCTAGGAGTAAACCTGATCTTTTACCTTTTTGCAATTTGGGGGATATATGTGATCTATGCGAGGCCTTCGATGTTTATATGGCTGCCGCTTCTGCTGATAGCATACTTCATCATTGTTCATTGGCTCGCGTTGCCGTTATTTCGCTATATGGTTCCCATTATGCCGTACGTGATTGCTATTGCGGGATTGGGGATTGAAGACATTGGCAAGAGATTGAAATGGCTTCCACTAATTACGTATAAAAATCGGTGA
- a CDS encoding secretin N-terminal domain-containing protein, with the protein MGDQHLAAGKWEEAVLAYRQALKDDPFNPSLQDKYAMARERAAAQYEDRGRALLKERQIEPAAEQFKKALSMEPTNPEHQSGFAEAMRLKESRLQYREAERLVQLGRTDEAMEAFSKAAELDPSYSEALEGISQLTAEQQASDREDRRKQPVTLRFRNAGLKDVLEGIGKAGGTNLIFDKDVRNDPVTITIEDTPFEDALNLILNSNSLFARTVAPGLLIISPNTKQKQEQYQDLMVRTFYLSNAKAKDMAVLLKGMLDSKRVHANEQLNTIVIRDQPEKVEMAEKIILANDRLDSEVLFDVEVLEVDRTVDQTYGLTYPKQVAGAIVPPGFTGAIAGDLAQQFTLQQLTSLGKGNYLLKLPTNVQLDFFKQVTDAKTLAAPKVRVVNNKKAEINIGDKQPILLSTTNVLPGQAATGAVPTTSTVTSIEFRDTGVKLTVEPLIHLNNEMSLKMKIEVVRLGEQVLLQANPPITQFKFGNRSAETMLNVKDGETIVLGGLLQEEDRRTKVTIPWIGSLPVIGNLLSSFKTQRVTTEVILTLTPHIVQTMTPPGMSKQAFWSGTESTYATGPLFTPQGKSGSGVKALSDISQAGKISKASRAAKPPLASLTRMTSAGPYVSIKPDQTVVAVGREFKLALHDERLRSSPEGLFRLQYDPKVMALKSLVHGEIVPSDEARQQDDESGRISFKVESSAPRATGGGRIVTATFIARSPGVSPVSVGLQDTNDGNSADPDMEGKGIVRVR; encoded by the coding sequence ATGGGCGATCAGCATCTGGCCGCCGGTAAATGGGAAGAAGCCGTATTGGCCTATCGCCAGGCGCTCAAGGATGACCCCTTCAATCCTTCGCTTCAGGACAAATATGCCATGGCACGGGAGCGGGCGGCTGCCCAGTACGAGGATCGTGGCCGTGCCTTGTTGAAGGAACGTCAGATCGAGCCTGCCGCGGAGCAGTTCAAGAAAGCCCTGTCGATGGAGCCGACGAATCCTGAACATCAGTCCGGATTTGCAGAGGCCATGCGACTCAAGGAATCGCGTCTGCAGTACCGCGAAGCCGAACGGCTTGTTCAGTTGGGGAGAACGGACGAAGCGATGGAAGCGTTCTCCAAAGCTGCCGAACTCGATCCATCCTATTCCGAGGCGCTGGAAGGCATTTCGCAGCTGACGGCCGAGCAACAGGCATCGGATCGCGAAGACAGACGGAAGCAGCCCGTCACACTACGTTTCAGAAATGCCGGGCTCAAGGATGTGTTGGAGGGGATAGGTAAAGCCGGCGGGACGAATCTCATCTTCGACAAGGATGTTCGTAACGATCCCGTCACGATCACCATAGAGGACACACCGTTTGAGGATGCGCTGAATCTGATCCTGAACAGCAACAGTCTGTTCGCGCGAACCGTTGCCCCCGGGTTGCTGATCATCAGCCCGAACACGAAGCAGAAGCAGGAGCAGTATCAGGATTTGATGGTTCGAACGTTCTATCTGTCCAACGCGAAAGCAAAAGACATGGCGGTTCTTCTCAAGGGCATGCTGGACTCCAAGCGCGTACATGCCAATGAGCAGTTGAATACGATCGTCATACGGGACCAGCCTGAAAAGGTCGAGATGGCCGAGAAGATCATCCTGGCCAACGATCGGCTGGACTCGGAAGTGCTGTTCGACGTCGAGGTTCTCGAAGTCGATCGAACGGTGGATCAAACCTATGGCCTGACCTATCCCAAGCAGGTCGCCGGAGCCATCGTCCCTCCAGGCTTTACCGGAGCGATCGCGGGAGATCTGGCGCAGCAGTTCACACTGCAACAGTTGACGAGTCTTGGCAAGGGCAACTACTTGCTTAAGCTGCCCACGAATGTGCAGCTCGATTTCTTCAAGCAGGTGACCGATGCCAAGACGCTGGCAGCGCCAAAAGTTCGCGTCGTGAACAATAAGAAGGCCGAGATCAATATCGGTGACAAACAGCCGATTCTCTTATCGACGACCAATGTACTTCCCGGGCAGGCGGCCACCGGTGCGGTTCCAACGACCTCCACGGTCACTTCGATCGAATTCCGGGACACAGGAGTCAAGCTGACCGTCGAACCGCTGATTCATCTCAACAATGAAATGTCACTCAAGATGAAGATCGAGGTCGTGCGTCTCGGCGAGCAAGTATTGCTGCAGGCCAATCCTCCTATCACGCAGTTCAAGTTCGGCAATCGATCCGCCGAAACCATGCTGAACGTGAAGGACGGAGAAACCATCGTGCTGGGAGGCCTCCTCCAGGAAGAAGATCGCCGTACCAAGGTGACGATCCCTTGGATCGGCAGTTTGCCGGTGATTGGCAATCTCTTGAGCTCATTCAAGACGCAGCGGGTCACTACGGAAGTCATTCTCACCTTGACTCCCCATATCGTCCAAACCATGACGCCGCCGGGGATGAGCAAGCAGGCGTTCTGGTCGGGAACGGAATCGACCTATGCCACCGGGCCGTTGTTTACCCCTCAGGGAAAAAGCGGAAGCGGAGTAAAGGCGCTCAGCGACATATCCCAGGCCGGCAAGATATCGAAAGCCAGCCGCGCGGCAAAACCTCCTCTGGCGTCTCTCACACGGATGACCTCGGCAGGCCCCTATGTGTCAATCAAGCCGGATCAAACCGTTGTAGCCGTCGGGCGTGAGTTTAAACTTGCCCTTCACGATGAACGGCTGCGCTCGTCGCCGGAAGGTCTGTTCCGCCTTCAGTACGATCCGAAGGTCATGGCGCTGAAGTCTTTGGTCCATGGTGAGATTGTTCCGAGCGACGAAGCACGGCAACAAGATGACGAAAGCGGTCGCATCAGCTTCAAGGTGGAATCGTCTGCTCCGAGGGCAACCGGGGGAGGGCGAATCGTGACTGCCACGTTCATCGCCCGGTCCCCGGGTGTATCACCGGTCAGTGTGGGACTTCAGGACACGAATGACGGGAACTCCGCCGATCCGGACATGGAGGGAAAAGGCATCGTGAGGGTGCGGTGA
- a CDS encoding fibronectin type III domain-containing protein: MRKEGGAAGVRVWSHVRFDFKQLLCILYVTALVTTQSAPEIAFGQISSMKTNKPTSTTMTASPTSFNFTAPAGSTASMTQTLAISSPAGGALNWTVYDDSNWVIKNVGEGTGNGTVAVTVLPAGMKPGTHTSMITLTASGASNSPLRIPVTLTLTAAAAPQAASALTVSPTSFSFTAPAGSTASMTQTLAISSPAGGALNWTVVDDSNWVIKNVGGGTGNGTVAVTVQPAGMKAGTHTSMITLTAAGASNSPLQVPVTLTLTAAAQNNTASQPTISLTPASLAFSTTTSGSNPSAQNIAIHNSGTGTLTWSVADNANWLTATQAGTTVTASVNKSGLAAGTYNAAITITASGATNTPQTIPVSLVVTSNQTVNQTAILQWNANKEQNLSGYRVYRATSSGGYGAPVATLQGNVTSFTSSGLQLGTTYFFVITAYDSQGNESGWSNEVSKSIF, encoded by the coding sequence ATGCGTAAGGAAGGCGGGGCTGCGGGGGTAAGAGTGTGGTCGCACGTCAGATTCGATTTTAAGCAGTTGTTATGCATACTGTATGTGACAGCTCTAGTGACGACTCAATCAGCACCAGAGATTGCATTCGGGCAAATCTCTTCGATGAAAACAAACAAACCGACCTCCACCACGATGACGGCTTCGCCCACGAGTTTCAACTTTACGGCGCCGGCCGGCAGTACGGCCTCCATGACGCAGACCCTGGCGATCAGCAGTCCGGCCGGCGGCGCGTTGAACTGGACCGTCTACGACGATTCCAACTGGGTCATCAAAAACGTGGGCGAGGGCACAGGTAATGGCACGGTCGCGGTGACCGTCCTCCCCGCCGGTATGAAACCGGGCACGCATACCTCCATGATCACCCTCACCGCTTCCGGAGCGAGTAACTCGCCCCTGCGAATCCCGGTGACCTTGACCCTCACCGCTGCCGCCGCCCCGCAAGCCGCCTCCGCTCTGACGGTGTCGCCGACGAGCTTCAGCTTTACGGCCCCGGCCGGCAGTACGGCCTCCATGACGCAGACCCTGGCGATCAGCAGTCCGGCCGGTGGGGCGCTGAACTGGACCGTCGTGGACGATTCCAACTGGGTCATCAAAAACGTGGGCGGCGGGACAGGCAATGGCACGGTTGCCGTGACCGTTCAGCCAGCCGGTATGAAAGCGGGCACGCATACCTCCATGATCACCCTCACCGCGGCCGGAGCGAGTAACTCGCCCCTGCAGGTCCCGGTGACCTTGACCCTCACCGCCGCCGCGCAAAATAACACGGCCAGTCAGCCTACCATCAGCCTGACTCCGGCCAGCCTGGCCTTCAGCACCACGACCTCGGGAAGCAATCCCTCGGCCCAAAACATTGCGATCCACAACAGCGGCACGGGCACACTCACGTGGAGCGTCGCCGATAATGCCAATTGGCTCACGGCCACGCAGGCCGGCACTACCGTCACCGCGAGCGTGAACAAGAGCGGGCTGGCCGCCGGCACCTACAACGCGGCGATCACCATCACCGCCTCCGGCGCCACCAACACCCCGCAGACCATCCCCGTCAGCCTGGTCGTGACTTCCAACCAGACAGTAAATCAGACAGCGATCTTGCAGTGGAATGCGAATAAGGAACAGAATCTTTCCGGCTATCGCGTCTATCGCGCGACATCATCCGGAGGCTATGGCGCGCCTGTCGCCACGCTGCAAGGTAATGTCACGAGCTTTACATCCTCGGGGCTACAGCTCGGCACCACCTATTTCTTTGTCATCACGGCTTATGATAGTCAGGGGAACGAAAGCGGTTGGTCGAATGAAGTAAGTAAGAGTATTTTTTAG